A single region of the Arthrobacter sp. zg-Y820 genome encodes:
- a CDS encoding L-serine ammonia-lyase, which yields MAVGVFDLFSVGIGPSSSHTVGPMRAAAVFAAELVDAGVLDAVAGLRVDLYGSLAATGRGHGTMTAVLLGLEGFAPEKILPGEVEERLAAIEATRKLQLCSQIPGAGLRILEYGEADIVLHPLTVLPRHTNGMKFAATAADGGVLHEATFFSVGGGFIVRDGEERAAALELESTKAQLPLPFRTAAGLLRHCTDNGLSISGVMLANELASRTEAEIRAGLLHIRDVMEECKNSAIRRTGLLPGGLKVRRRAPAWHARLRAEDPDRNPKFWQEWVNLVALAVNEENASGGRVVTAPTNGAAGIIPAVMFYATHYGPGMENATQEERDDVVVRFLLTAGAVGVLYKEQASISGAEVGCQGEVGSASSMAAAGLAEILGGTPEQVENAAEIAMEHNLGLTCDPIGGLVQVPCIERNAIGAAKAVNAAKMALWGDGDHRVSLDEVIVTMRETGRDMSSKYKETALGGLAVNVVEC from the coding sequence GTGGCTGTTGGCGTTTTTGATCTGTTCTCCGTAGGCATCGGCCCGTCGAGCTCACACACCGTGGGCCCCATGCGTGCCGCTGCCGTGTTTGCGGCGGAGCTGGTCGACGCCGGCGTCCTGGATGCCGTGGCCGGCCTCCGCGTTGACCTCTACGGGTCGCTCGCGGCGACCGGCCGCGGCCACGGCACCATGACCGCTGTGCTGCTGGGGCTGGAAGGCTTCGCCCCGGAAAAGATCCTGCCGGGCGAAGTTGAAGAGCGGCTCGCAGCGATCGAAGCGACACGGAAACTGCAGCTGTGTTCGCAGATCCCCGGTGCCGGCCTCCGCATTCTGGAATACGGCGAAGCGGACATCGTCCTGCACCCCCTCACCGTCCTGCCCCGGCATACCAACGGTATGAAGTTCGCCGCCACGGCGGCCGACGGCGGCGTGCTGCACGAGGCCACGTTCTTCTCAGTGGGCGGCGGGTTCATCGTGCGCGACGGCGAGGAGCGTGCGGCCGCCCTGGAGCTGGAATCCACCAAGGCGCAGCTGCCGCTTCCGTTCCGCACCGCCGCCGGACTGCTGCGGCACTGCACCGACAACGGCCTGAGCATCAGCGGCGTGATGCTCGCCAACGAATTGGCGTCCCGAACCGAGGCGGAGATCCGCGCCGGCCTGCTGCACATCCGCGACGTCATGGAGGAGTGCAAGAATTCAGCCATCCGCCGCACCGGCCTGCTGCCCGGCGGGCTCAAGGTCCGCCGCCGGGCGCCGGCCTGGCATGCCCGGCTGCGCGCAGAGGACCCGGACCGGAATCCCAAGTTTTGGCAGGAATGGGTGAACCTGGTGGCCCTGGCGGTCAACGAGGAAAACGCCTCCGGCGGCCGCGTGGTCACCGCACCCACCAACGGTGCGGCCGGCATCATTCCCGCCGTGATGTTTTATGCCACCCACTACGGCCCGGGCATGGAGAACGCGACGCAGGAGGAGCGGGACGACGTCGTCGTGCGCTTCCTGCTGACCGCCGGCGCCGTTGGCGTGCTTTACAAGGAACAGGCCTCCATCTCCGGCGCGGAGGTGGGCTGCCAAGGCGAGGTGGGGTCGGCGTCGTCGATGGCTGCCGCCGGCTTGGCGGAGATCCTGGGCGGCACTCCGGAGCAGGTGGAGAACGCCGCCGAAATCGCCATGGAACACAATCTGGGGCTGACCTGCGATCCGATCGGCGGGCTGGTGCAGGTACCGTGCATCGAACGCAACGCCATTGGTGCCGCCAAGGCCGTGAATGCCGCCAAGATGGCGCTCTGGGGCGACGGCGACCACCGCGTCTCGCTGGACGAGGTGATCGTGACGATGCGTGAAACCGGCCGCGACATGAGCTCGAAGTACAAGGAAACGGCGCTCGGCGGCCTGGCCGTGAACGTGGTGGAGTGCTAA
- the glyA gene encoding serine hydroxymethyltransferase, translating to MTDYLNSHLAQIDPEVARQIDNERRRQQSGLEMIASENHTSVAVMESQGSVLTNKYAEGYPGRRYYGGCEYVDVIEQLAIDRAKDLFGAGFANVQPHSGAQANASVMHALIRPGDTILGLSLAHGGHLTHGMKINFSGRLYNVVPYNVAEDTQLIDMAEVERLAQEHQPKLIVAGWSAYARQLDFAEFRRIADSVGAYLMVDMAHFAGLVAAGLHPSPVPHAHVVTSTTHKTLAGPRGGIILSNDADIAKKINSAVFPGQQGGPLEHVIAGKATAFLIAATPEFKERQERTLAGARILAERLLADDVTAKGISVISGGTDVHLVLVDLRNAALNGQEGEDRLAQIDITVNRNAVPFDPRPPMVTSGLRIGTPALATRGFGEDAFREVADIIALALIAGEDDDLSPLKARVSALAAAHPLYTEVADLASSPAHV from the coding sequence GTGACCGATTACCTGAACTCGCACCTCGCGCAGATTGATCCGGAGGTGGCGCGGCAGATCGACAACGAGCGCCGCCGCCAGCAGTCCGGCCTGGAAATGATCGCCTCGGAAAACCACACCTCAGTGGCCGTGATGGAATCCCAGGGCTCGGTGCTGACCAACAAGTACGCCGAGGGCTACCCGGGCCGGCGCTACTACGGCGGCTGCGAATACGTGGACGTCATTGAGCAGCTGGCCATTGACCGGGCCAAGGACCTCTTCGGCGCCGGCTTCGCCAACGTGCAGCCGCACTCCGGCGCGCAGGCCAACGCCTCGGTGATGCACGCCCTGATCCGTCCGGGCGACACCATCCTGGGCCTGTCCCTGGCGCACGGCGGACACCTCACGCACGGCATGAAGATCAACTTCTCCGGCCGGCTCTACAACGTGGTGCCGTACAACGTTGCCGAAGACACCCAGCTCATCGACATGGCCGAGGTCGAGCGCCTGGCTCAGGAGCACCAGCCGAAGCTGATTGTCGCCGGCTGGTCCGCCTACGCCCGGCAGCTGGACTTCGCTGAATTCCGCCGCATCGCCGACTCCGTGGGCGCGTACCTGATGGTGGACATGGCGCATTTCGCCGGCCTCGTCGCCGCCGGGCTGCATCCGAGCCCGGTGCCGCACGCCCACGTGGTCACCTCCACCACGCACAAGACCCTGGCCGGACCGCGCGGCGGCATCATCCTCTCCAACGACGCCGACATCGCCAAGAAGATCAACTCAGCTGTCTTCCCGGGCCAGCAGGGCGGCCCGCTGGAGCATGTGATTGCCGGCAAGGCCACCGCGTTCCTGATCGCGGCCACTCCCGAGTTCAAGGAACGCCAGGAGCGCACCCTGGCCGGTGCCCGGATCCTGGCCGAGCGGCTGCTGGCCGACGACGTCACCGCCAAGGGCATCTCCGTGATCTCCGGCGGCACCGACGTGCACCTGGTGCTGGTGGACCTGCGCAACGCCGCCCTCAACGGGCAGGAAGGCGAAGACCGGCTCGCGCAGATCGACATCACCGTCAACCGCAACGCCGTGCCCTTTGATCCGCGCCCGCCGATGGTGACCTCCGGCCTCCGGATCGGAACGCCGGCCCTGGCCACGCGCGGCTTTGGCGAGGACGCGTTCCGCGAGGTGGCGGACATCATTGCGCTGGCGCTCATTGCCGGTGAGGACGATGACCTCTCGCCGCTGAAGGCCCGCGTCTCCGCGCTGGCCGCAGCGCATCCGCTGTACACCGAGGTTGCCGACCTGGCATCCTCACCGGCGCACGTCTAA
- a CDS encoding ChaB family protein — protein MPKTGKDGHAIEEEIPSTLQRSDSKAQDTFAKTFDSAAEEYGDEERAARTAFAALKHTHEKVGDRWEAKEESGPSDARAEGGRNSSAATAGGVDANASKAHLYDVASHLDIPGRSAMSKAELVAAIRKANDRETRRAREG, from the coding sequence ATGCCCAAAACCGGCAAGGACGGCCACGCCATCGAGGAGGAAATACCCTCCACCCTGCAGCGCTCGGACAGCAAAGCCCAGGACACCTTCGCCAAGACGTTCGACTCCGCTGCGGAGGAGTACGGCGATGAGGAGCGGGCTGCCCGAACCGCCTTCGCCGCCCTGAAGCACACCCATGAAAAGGTGGGCGACCGCTGGGAGGCCAAGGAGGAGTCCGGGCCCTCGGATGCCCGGGCCGAGGGCGGCCGGAATTCCTCCGCTGCAACGGCCGGCGGAGTGGATGCCAATGCCTCCAAGGCTCACCTCTACGACGTGGCCTCGCACCTGGACATCCCCGGGCGTTCGGCCATGAGCAAGGCCGAGCTGGTGGCCGCGATCCGGAAGGCCAACGACAGGGAAACCCGCCGGGCCCGGGAAGGCTAG
- the gcvH gene encoding glycine cleavage system protein GcvH, whose translation MSKVNAGLRYSAEHEWVDSSSPVKVGISAVAADALGDVVYVDLPEVGTVVTAGETCGEVESTKSVSDLYAPVSGEIMEINQEAIDNPALLNEDPYGAGWLFTVNATSEGALLTAEEYAEKNGGEL comes from the coding sequence ATGAGCAAAGTAAACGCAGGACTCCGCTATTCGGCCGAACACGAGTGGGTGGACTCCTCCAGCCCCGTGAAGGTCGGCATTTCCGCCGTTGCCGCCGATGCGCTGGGCGATGTGGTCTACGTGGACCTGCCCGAGGTCGGCACCGTCGTCACCGCCGGCGAGACGTGCGGCGAGGTGGAATCCACCAAGTCCGTTTCGGACCTGTACGCACCGGTCTCCGGCGAGATCATGGAGATCAACCAGGAGGCCATCGACAACCCGGCCCTGCTGAACGAGGATCCGTACGGCGCCGGCTGGCTCTTCACGGTCAACGCCACCTCCGAGGGTGCGCTGCTGACCGCCGAGGAGTACGCAGAGAAGAACGGCGGCGAGCTGTGA
- a CDS encoding carbohydrate ABC transporter permease, producing the protein MLTVLTWVIAIAFFSPVLWMVLTSFKQESAAASNPPSFFFTPTLDQYRAVIDAGAGSYFVNSLIATGVSTLLVVIMAVPASYALSIRPVKKTQDVLFFFISTRMLPVVAVIMPIYVIAGQLKVLDNIWTLVVLYTSMNLPIAVWMMRSFFQEVPSEVLEAAQMDGAGLLKTLWRVLMPMVAPGLAATALICVIFAWNEFFFALNLTAARSATVPVFLVSQMTSEGLYLAQLSAASVLASLPVVLAGWVAQKQLVRGLSMGAVK; encoded by the coding sequence CTGTTGACGGTGCTGACCTGGGTCATCGCCATTGCATTCTTCTCACCGGTCCTGTGGATGGTGCTCACCTCCTTCAAACAGGAGTCGGCTGCGGCCTCCAACCCGCCGTCGTTCTTCTTCACCCCCACCCTCGACCAGTACCGGGCCGTCATCGATGCCGGGGCCGGCTCCTACTTCGTCAACTCGCTGATTGCCACCGGCGTCTCCACGCTCCTGGTCGTGATCATGGCGGTGCCCGCGTCGTATGCCCTCAGCATCCGGCCCGTCAAGAAGACGCAGGACGTGCTGTTCTTCTTCATCTCCACCCGGATGCTCCCGGTGGTGGCGGTCATCATGCCGATCTACGTCATTGCCGGCCAGCTGAAGGTCCTGGACAACATCTGGACCCTGGTGGTCCTTTACACCTCGATGAACCTGCCCATCGCGGTATGGATGATGCGCTCCTTCTTCCAGGAGGTGCCCAGCGAGGTGCTCGAGGCAGCGCAGATGGACGGAGCCGGGCTGCTGAAAACGCTGTGGCGGGTGCTGATGCCCATGGTGGCACCGGGCCTGGCCGCCACCGCACTGATCTGCGTCATTTTCGCGTGGAACGAGTTCTTCTTCGCCCTGAACCTCACGGCGGCCAGGTCTGCGACCGTGCCGGTGTTCCTGGTCTCCCAGATGACCAGTGAAGGCCTGTACCTGGCGCAGCTGTCCGCCGCCTCGGTGCTGGCTTCCCTGCCGGTGGTCCTCGCGGGCTGGGTTGCGCAAAAGCAGCTGGTCCGCGGGCTGTCCATGGGCGCCGTGAAGTAA